A stretch of the Sphingomonas sp. CL5.1 genome encodes the following:
- a CDS encoding acyl-CoA dehydrogenase family protein, with translation MSIGIEKALEIADRVERFVREEVVPYERDPRRDHHDCPTDELVMELREKARAAGVLTPHILADGSHLSQRETAIVLERTGLSPLGPLACNTAAPDEGNMYLLGKVGGPEIRERFLTPLVEGRARSAFFMTEPAADGGAGSDPSMMLTTCRPDGNHWVINGRKAFITGADGAKVGIVMAKADEGACMFLVDLPDPAITIERVPNTIDSSMPGGHATIRIDNLRVPADQMLGQAGEGFKYAQVRLSPARLSHCMRWLGACTRANEIATDYACRRHAFGKPLVDHEGVGFMLAENLIDLKQAELMIDWCADVLDTGDLGTAESSMAKVAVSEALMRVADRCVQVMGGSGVTGDTIVEQVFREVRAFRIYDGPTEVHKWSLAKKVKRDWKAARGA, from the coding sequence ATGAGCATCGGCATCGAAAAAGCGCTGGAGATCGCCGATCGCGTCGAGCGTTTCGTGCGCGAGGAGGTCGTGCCCTATGAGCGCGATCCCCGCCGTGACCATCACGATTGCCCGACCGACGAGCTGGTCATGGAGCTGCGCGAGAAGGCGCGCGCGGCGGGCGTGCTCACCCCGCATATCCTCGCCGACGGCAGCCACCTGTCGCAGCGCGAGACGGCGATCGTGCTGGAGCGCACCGGCCTCTCCCCGCTCGGGCCGCTCGCGTGCAACACCGCCGCGCCGGACGAGGGCAACATGTACCTGCTCGGCAAGGTCGGCGGCCCGGAGATCAGGGAACGCTTCCTCACGCCGCTGGTCGAGGGCCGCGCCCGCTCCGCCTTCTTCATGACCGAGCCGGCGGCGGACGGCGGCGCGGGTTCCGACCCGTCGATGATGCTGACCACCTGCCGCCCGGACGGCAACCATTGGGTCATCAACGGGCGCAAGGCGTTCATCACCGGCGCGGACGGCGCGAAGGTCGGCATCGTCATGGCAAAGGCGGATGAGGGCGCGTGCATGTTCCTCGTCGACCTGCCCGATCCCGCGATCACGATCGAGCGCGTGCCCAACACGATCGACAGCTCGATGCCCGGCGGCCACGCCACGATCCGCATCGACAACCTCCGCGTGCCGGCCGACCAGATGCTCGGGCAGGCCGGAGAGGGATTCAAATATGCGCAGGTCCGCCTCTCGCCCGCGCGGCTGTCGCACTGCATGCGCTGGCTCGGCGCCTGCACCCGCGCCAACGAGATCGCGACCGACTATGCCTGCCGCCGCCACGCCTTCGGCAAGCCGCTGGTCGATCACGAGGGCGTCGGCTTCATGCTGGCGGAGAACCTGATCGACCTGAAGCAGGCGGAACTGATGATCGACTGGTGCGCGGACGTGCTCGACACCGGCGATCTCGGCACGGCGGAAAGCTCGATGGCGAAGGTCGCGGTGTCGGAGGCGCTGATGCGCGTCGCCGACCGCTGCGTGCAGGTGATGGGCGGCAGCGGCGTGACCGGCGACACGATCGTCGAGCAGGTGTTCCGCGAGGTCCGCGCCTTCCGCATCTACGACGGCCCGACCGAGGTGCATAAGTGGAGCCTCGCCAAGAAGGTGAAGCGCGACTGGAAGGCGGCGCGGGGGGCCTGA
- a CDS encoding MarR family winged helix-turn-helix transcriptional regulator, which translates to MASRRDRSEAAAATHGDGGYLPMLMMDLLRAVYWYDEALQGALRRAGWPPVTRMQSMLFANIASGVTRPARLAHNLGMTRQSMSQMIDELVRRKILQVLPDPADRRARIVQFSPEGRALTRAARATMRAIERELIARLGTADVSRLAALLARDWGDPPGVEAPRNEPMDTDKENKA; encoded by the coding sequence ATGGCATCACGGCGGGACCGCAGCGAAGCCGCCGCCGCGACGCACGGCGACGGCGGCTATCTGCCGATGCTGATGATGGACCTGTTGCGCGCGGTCTATTGGTATGACGAGGCGTTGCAGGGCGCGCTGCGCCGCGCCGGCTGGCCGCCCGTCACGCGCATGCAATCCATGCTGTTCGCCAATATCGCCAGCGGCGTGACGCGCCCGGCGCGGCTGGCGCACAACCTGGGCATGACGCGCCAGTCGATGAGTCAGATGATCGACGAGCTGGTACGCCGGAAGATCCTGCAAGTCCTGCCCGACCCCGCCGACCGCCGCGCGCGCATCGTCCAGTTCAGCCCGGAAGGCCGCGCGCTCACCCGCGCCGCCCGCGCGACGATGCGCGCAATCGAGCGTGAGCTGATCGCGCGGCTCGGCACTGCGGACGTAAGCCGGCTCGCCGCATTGCTGGCGCGCGACTGGGGCGACCCGCCCGGAGTGGAGGCGCCCCGCAACGAACCCATGGATACCGACAAGGAGAACAAGGCATGA
- a CDS encoding DUF3237 domain-containing protein: MTRNIPMLEPRFAYLCSYRAEFTEPQQMVGRGHFGTRMIAALTGGTLTGERLSGRVMPSGGDWATIDDRGVLRLDARVTLETHDGALIYVSYRGVLRPMEKVREFTRRGGPKTAEEHGQVYFRTAPVFETGHPDYQWLNDIVTVGIGASVGGAVEYDVYELL, translated from the coding sequence ATGACCCGCAACATCCCGATGCTCGAACCGCGCTTCGCTTATCTCTGCTCCTATCGCGCCGAGTTCACCGAGCCGCAGCAGATGGTCGGCCGGGGCCATTTCGGCACGCGGATGATCGCGGCGCTGACCGGGGGGACGCTGACGGGGGAGCGGCTTTCGGGCCGCGTGATGCCGAGCGGCGGCGACTGGGCGACGATCGACGATCGCGGCGTGCTGCGACTCGATGCGCGCGTCACGCTGGAAACCCATGACGGGGCGCTGATCTACGTCTCCTATCGCGGCGTGCTGCGGCCGATGGAGAAGGTGCGCGAGTTCACCCGGCGCGGCGGACCCAAGACGGCGGAGGAGCACGGGCAGGTCTATTTCCGCACCGCCCCGGTCTTCGAGACGGGGCACCCGGACTATCAATGGCTCAACGATATCGTCACGGTCGGCATCGGCGCCTCGGTGGGCGGGGCGGTGGAATATGACGTTTACGAGCTGTTGTGA
- a CDS encoding TonB-dependent receptor — MKLFWNRRMGLLLGAALPLVAGYAGTAVAQDTGAGETTAQQTAATGNDIIVTATRRPQTLLDVPLSVAVVSGDSLAKMGTRQFNDLQGSVPNLQIDQTNGNFVINMRGLGSGGGNLAFEQSVGFFVDGVYSGRSRSLQTAMMDVARVEVVRGPQGALFGKNTDAGAISVITAAPTRDFEGRVSAGYEFENQGWNAEGYLSGPITDSLSARLSAQGGHAGGYMYNRATKTDDNSNDYLGLRGQLLFEPMKGMSAKLKVEYGKNNYNGNNLAYNGLGTSVVANAIRAIDAPYGGAIETPSFTRIQSSPYGRGFSRTENWNVTLTTDTDLGGGVKLTTITGYQHIKARTNTDIDVSPLTLVDNLHTESTTQLSEEARVSASIGKLSLIAGLQYYYAQSHIVQGVYWNNPGIALPLFVGNSILPFDQKSESISPFLAGNLEILPGLTIDGSVRYSDETKQARMQQLPGGPSAFLAYDIRGRRHEKLWDYSGKVSYKFNQRGQVYVSYATGSKGGGFVANDTQLGRTGKYQFDPERARSWEAGLKLRGEGGLYDLNLAVFNTNFDNLQVSSFNGVNFVTGNAAKVRSRGVELEGDLRPVSFFSVGGNVALLDAKYQSYLGPCIYNASCPLGYSDLSGYRLTRAPKWKWTAYAQVDTPLSDALQFSARGQVNYTGLTNYQDTQNPATMMPAYTTVDARVAVTNKAQGWDVALIGRNLTNTISWSQAFGLPEIAGATGIFINPGRTITLQVSKNF; from the coding sequence GTGAAACTATTCTGGAATCGCCGCATGGGATTGCTGCTCGGGGCGGCGTTGCCGCTGGTGGCGGGTTACGCGGGCACTGCCGTCGCGCAGGACACGGGAGCCGGGGAAACCACGGCCCAGCAGACCGCCGCGACCGGCAACGACATCATCGTCACGGCGACGCGCCGGCCACAGACCTTGCTGGACGTGCCGCTCTCGGTGGCGGTCGTCTCCGGCGATTCGCTGGCGAAGATGGGCACGCGGCAGTTCAACGATCTCCAGGGCAGCGTCCCCAACCTCCAGATCGACCAGACCAACGGCAATTTCGTCATCAACATGCGCGGTCTCGGCTCGGGCGGCGGCAACCTGGCGTTCGAGCAGTCGGTCGGCTTCTTCGTCGACGGCGTCTATTCGGGTCGCTCGCGCTCGCTCCAGACCGCGATGATGGATGTGGCGCGCGTCGAGGTGGTGCGCGGGCCGCAGGGCGCATTGTTCGGCAAGAACACCGACGCCGGCGCGATCAGCGTCATCACCGCCGCGCCGACCCGCGATTTCGAGGGCCGCGTCAGCGCCGGCTACGAATTCGAGAATCAGGGCTGGAACGCCGAGGGCTATCTTTCCGGCCCGATCACCGACAGCCTCTCGGCCCGCCTCAGCGCGCAGGGCGGCCATGCCGGTGGCTATATGTACAACCGCGCGACCAAGACGGACGACAACAGCAACGATTATCTCGGCCTGCGCGGGCAATTGCTGTTCGAGCCGATGAAGGGCATGTCGGCCAAGCTGAAGGTCGAATACGGCAAGAACAATTACAACGGCAACAACCTCGCCTATAACGGGCTGGGCACCAGCGTCGTCGCCAATGCGATCCGCGCGATCGACGCGCCCTACGGCGGCGCGATCGAGACGCCGAGCTTCACCCGCATCCAGTCCTCGCCCTATGGCCGGGGTTTCTCGCGCACCGAGAACTGGAACGTCACGCTGACGACCGATACCGATCTCGGCGGTGGCGTGAAGCTGACGACGATCACCGGCTATCAGCATATCAAGGCACGGACCAACACCGATATCGATGTCAGCCCGCTCACGCTGGTCGATAACCTGCATACCGAGAGCACGACGCAATTGTCGGAGGAGGCGCGGGTTTCCGCCTCGATCGGCAAGCTGTCGCTGATCGCTGGCCTGCAATATTATTATGCCCAGTCGCATATCGTTCAGGGGGTTTACTGGAACAATCCGGGAATCGCGCTGCCGCTGTTCGTCGGTAACTCGATTTTGCCGTTCGATCAGAAGAGCGAGTCCATCTCGCCCTTCTTGGCCGGCAATCTGGAGATACTGCCGGGCCTGACGATCGACGGCAGCGTCCGCTACAGCGACGAGACCAAGCAGGCGCGGATGCAGCAGCTGCCTGGCGGCCCGTCGGCATTCCTGGCCTATGACATCCGTGGCCGCCGCCACGAGAAATTGTGGGATTATTCGGGCAAGGTCAGCTACAAGTTCAACCAGCGCGGGCAGGTCTACGTCAGCTACGCGACCGGCAGCAAGGGCGGCGGCTTCGTCGCGAACGACACCCAGCTTGGCAGGACCGGCAAATATCAGTTCGATCCCGAGCGCGCGCGCTCGTGGGAGGCGGGCCTCAAGCTGCGCGGGGAGGGGGGCCTGTATGACCTCAATCTCGCGGTGTTCAACACCAACTTCGACAATCTTCAGGTCTCATCGTTCAACGGCGTGAACTTCGTCACCGGCAATGCCGCGAAGGTGCGGTCGCGCGGCGTGGAACTGGAAGGCGATCTCCGGCCGGTTTCGTTCTTCAGCGTCGGCGGGAACGTCGCGTTGCTGGACGCGAAGTATCAGAGCTATCTGGGGCCGTGCATTTATAACGCAAGCTGCCCGCTGGGCTATTCGGACCTCAGCGGCTATCGCCTGACGCGCGCGCCGAAGTGGAAATGGACCGCCTATGCGCAGGTCGATACGCCGCTAAGCGACGCGCTCCAGTTCAGCGCGCGCGGGCAGGTCAATTACACCGGCCTCACCAATTATCAGGATACGCAGAATCCGGCGACGATGATGCCGGCCTATACCACCGTCGACGCGCGCGTCGCGGTGACGAACAAGGCGCAGGGCTGGGATGTCGCGCTGATCGGCCGCAATCTCACCAACACCATAAGCTGGAGCCAGGCGTTCGGCCTCCCGGAGATCGCCGGCGCGACGGGCATCTTCATCAATCCGGGGCGGACGATCACCCTGCAGGTATCCAAGAACTTCTGA
- a CDS encoding sulfatase-like hydrolase/transferase — translation MEERLMGNNNVNRRTLLAGAGGAAAIAATASMTKPAEAAPAPAGRPRRERRTDGRHNILLIVTDQQRSWADVPKTVPLPGQDMVRRRGVSFDNYLINTNPCGPSRAVMYTGQHTQQNGVYLNPNSQPFPELRKDLPTIGHMLREAGYYTAYKGKWHLSDIELPQVSERKIEYPRGDNLLEPFGFSDYNFNGERVGLTWQGFMDDGTTAAEAVNMLEAFDAGKAGDKPWFMAVNFVNPHDIMFFDARGDGEKTRARPNLIAPLFPAPGHPVYETDWKAPLPKSFYEDDLSTKPHAHAAIRAASWAFYGKLDHADEAAWQRFQNYYFNCILDVDRHVATVMRALEESGQIDDTIVIYTSDHGERGGAHGLRQKAGTVYKEDIGVPFVIAHPRGMKGQQTAALGTTLDLAPTVLGLAGVDAATRASRHPQLKGFDLSPAAFKPDARTERDRQGSLLNYAVAYGWNQPDVPPGVENVKPLPAPDIALRRLYRGAFDGRYKFARYFAPDQHHIPTSWETLLRLNDLELYDTLRDPDEIVNLASPANRDRNRALILRLSKMTNDLIAREVGVDDGALYKGQYQVTNRTS, via the coding sequence ATGGAGGAGAGGCTCATGGGCAACAACAACGTCAACCGGCGCACGCTGCTGGCGGGCGCCGGCGGCGCGGCGGCGATCGCCGCGACCGCATCGATGACGAAGCCGGCGGAGGCCGCCCCCGCGCCGGCCGGACGCCCGCGCCGCGAACGTCGCACCGACGGGCGCCACAACATCCTGCTCATCGTCACCGACCAGCAGCGCTCCTGGGCCGACGTGCCGAAGACGGTGCCGCTGCCGGGGCAGGACATGGTGCGCCGCCGGGGCGTCTCCTTCGACAATTACCTCATCAACACCAACCCGTGCGGCCCGTCGCGCGCGGTGATGTACACCGGGCAGCACACGCAGCAGAACGGCGTCTATCTCAACCCGAACAGCCAGCCCTTCCCGGAGCTGCGCAAGGACCTGCCGACGATCGGCCACATGCTGCGCGAGGCGGGCTATTACACCGCCTACAAGGGCAAGTGGCACCTCTCCGACATCGAGCTGCCGCAGGTTTCGGAGCGCAAGATCGAATATCCGCGCGGCGACAACCTGCTCGAGCCGTTCGGCTTCTCCGACTATAATTTCAACGGCGAGCGCGTCGGCCTGACGTGGCAGGGCTTCATGGACGACGGCACCACCGCCGCCGAGGCCGTCAACATGCTGGAAGCGTTCGACGCGGGCAAGGCGGGCGACAAGCCGTGGTTCATGGCGGTCAATTTCGTCAATCCGCACGACATCATGTTCTTCGACGCGCGCGGCGACGGCGAGAAGACGCGCGCCCGGCCCAACCTGATCGCGCCGCTGTTCCCCGCACCCGGCCATCCGGTGTACGAAACCGACTGGAAGGCGCCGCTGCCCAAGAGCTTCTATGAGGACGATCTTTCCACCAAGCCCCACGCCCATGCCGCGATCCGGGCGGCCTCATGGGCGTTCTACGGCAAGCTCGATCATGCCGACGAGGCGGCGTGGCAACGTTTCCAGAATTATTATTTCAACTGCATCCTCGACGTCGACCGCCACGTCGCGACGGTGATGCGGGCGCTGGAGGAAAGCGGGCAGATCGACGACACGATCGTCATCTACACCTCCGACCATGGCGAGCGCGGCGGCGCGCACGGCCTGCGCCAGAAGGCGGGCACGGTCTACAAGGAGGACATCGGCGTCCCCTTCGTGATCGCGCATCCGCGGGGCATGAAGGGGCAGCAGACCGCCGCGCTGGGCACCACGCTGGACCTCGCGCCGACGGTGCTGGGGCTCGCCGGAGTCGATGCGGCGACGCGAGCGTCGCGCCATCCGCAGCTCAAGGGGTTCGACCTCTCCCCCGCCGCCTTCAAGCCCGACGCGCGCACCGAGCGCGACCGGCAGGGATCGCTGCTCAACTATGCGGTCGCTTATGGCTGGAACCAGCCCGACGTGCCGCCGGGGGTGGAGAATGTGAAGCCGCTGCCCGCGCCGGACATCGCGCTGCGCCGGCTGTATCGCGGCGCGTTCGACGGCCGCTACAAGTTCGCGCGCTATTTCGCGCCCGACCAGCATCATATCCCGACGAGTTGGGAGACGCTGCTGCGCCTCAACGATCTGGAGCTGTACGACACGCTCCGCGATCCCGACGAGATCGTCAATCTCGCCAGCCCGGCCAATCGCGACAGGAATCGCGCGCTGATCCTGCGGCTCAGCAAGATGACCAACGACCTGATCGCGCGCGAAGTCGGCGTGGACGACGGCGCGCTCTACAAGGGGCAGTATCAGGTCACCAACCGGACGAGCTGA
- a CDS encoding cobalamin-independent methionine synthase II family protein: protein MANDILLPTTIVGSYPQPDWLIDRERLKASLPPRTRAQELWRIPEPWLADAQEAATLVAIRDQELAGIDIVGDGEMRRESYSNRLANALSGIDIDNPGVAMDRTGKPNPAPRVAGPIRRIGGIEVQDAEFLKRHSSKPVKLTLPGPFTMTKQAQNDYYQTDADLAMDYADAVNAEIRDLFAAGVDVVQLDEPYLQARAADARDYALAAIDRALDGVTGTTALHICFGYALVHGNQAAKPKAYDFLTELNRSRIDVISVEAAQPGLDPSILAELPDKIIMYGVLDLSHNEIEPAELIASRIREALRHVSADRLWIAPDCGMKYHSREVAFAKLAAMVEGTRIVRKELGAG, encoded by the coding sequence ATGGCCAACGACATCCTCCTGCCGACGACGATCGTGGGCAGCTATCCCCAGCCCGACTGGCTGATCGACCGAGAGCGGCTGAAGGCGAGCCTGCCGCCGCGCACCCGCGCGCAGGAATTGTGGCGCATCCCCGAACCGTGGCTGGCCGATGCGCAGGAAGCCGCGACCCTCGTCGCGATCCGCGATCAGGAGCTGGCCGGGATCGACATCGTCGGCGACGGCGAGATGCGGCGCGAGAGCTATTCCAATCGCCTCGCCAACGCGCTGAGCGGGATCGACATCGACAATCCCGGCGTGGCGATGGACCGCACCGGCAAGCCCAACCCGGCGCCGCGCGTCGCCGGCCCGATCCGCCGCATCGGCGGGATCGAGGTGCAGGACGCCGAGTTCCTCAAGCGCCATTCGTCGAAGCCGGTGAAGCTCACGCTGCCCGGCCCGTTCACGATGACCAAGCAGGCGCAGAACGATTATTACCAGACCGACGCCGACCTCGCGATGGACTATGCCGACGCGGTCAACGCCGAGATCAGGGACCTGTTCGCCGCCGGGGTCGACGTGGTGCAGCTCGACGAGCCGTATCTCCAGGCGCGGGCGGCCGACGCGCGCGACTATGCGCTCGCCGCGATCGACCGCGCGCTGGACGGCGTGACCGGCACCACCGCGCTGCACATCTGCTTCGGCTATGCGCTGGTGCACGGCAATCAGGCGGCCAAGCCCAAGGCCTATGACTTCCTGACCGAGCTGAACCGCTCGCGCATCGACGTCATCTCGGTCGAGGCGGCGCAGCCGGGGCTGGACCCGTCGATCCTCGCCGAGCTGCCCGACAAGATCATCATGTACGGCGTGCTCGACCTGTCGCACAACGAGATCGAGCCGGCCGAGCTGATCGCCTCGCGCATCCGCGAGGCGCTGCGCCACGTATCCGCCGACCGGCTGTGGATCGCGCCCGATTGCGGCATGAAATACCATTCGCGCGAGGTCGCTTTCGCCAAGCTCGCCGCGATGGTCGAGGGCACGCGGATCGTCCGCAAGGAGCTTGGCGCGGGCTGA
- a CDS encoding VOC family protein yields MMPATNTQFEFKGVNHLALVCKDMARTVEFYRDVLGMPLVKTIDLPGNRGQHFFFDMGNGDSLAFFWFSGAPEAHPGISAPAALPTLGNFMSAHGSMNHIAFNVPAEKFDEYYDRLKSKGIEVTKILNHDNSETQTADHMHDDVFVRSVYFFDPDGVCLEFAAWTKEFTDADVAHDPVTADGIKKEGMIVQKALAQNDVAEMAHAK; encoded by the coding sequence ATGATGCCGGCCACCAACACCCAGTTCGAATTCAAGGGCGTCAACCATCTGGCGCTGGTCTGCAAGGACATGGCCAGGACAGTTGAATTCTACCGCGACGTGCTCGGCATGCCGCTGGTCAAGACGATCGACCTGCCGGGCAATCGCGGGCAGCATTTCTTCTTCGACATGGGCAATGGTGACAGCCTCGCCTTCTTCTGGTTCTCCGGCGCGCCGGAAGCGCATCCCGGCATCTCCGCGCCGGCCGCGCTGCCGACGCTGGGCAATTTCATGTCCGCGCACGGATCGATGAACCATATCGCGTTCAACGTGCCGGCCGAGAAGTTCGACGAATATTACGACCGGCTGAAGTCCAAGGGGATCGAGGTCACCAAGATCCTCAATCACGACAATTCGGAGACCCAGACCGCCGACCACATGCACGACGACGTGTTCGTCCGCTCGGTCTATTTCTTCGATCCCGACGGTGTCTGCCTCGAGTTCGCGGCGTGGACCAAGGAGTTCACCGACGCCGACGTAGCCCACGATCCCGTGACCGCGGACGGCATCAAGAAGGAGGGCATGATCGTCCAGAAGGCGCTCGCCCAGAACGACGTCGCCGAAATGGCGCACGCCAAGTAA
- a CDS encoding carboxymuconolactone decarboxylase family protein produces the protein MPVLRQVPRGEVTDETVLAYYNRLFGDRDPVSEPGTATGTPGDWWTVYALAPDIFKHAVDGFAVYRHPSRRISPVLRELGQTRAGWVKGSQFVFSQHCKSLRGLGVSDEKIAAIPYWTVADCFDEQERAVLAYADCLAQAGGRVPQQVFDKLRTFWDDEQIFEFTYITCLYDMHAVITRALRMEYDDREEPIVEIAAPEGFNAADFLSARPSR, from the coding sequence ATGCCGGTTCTGCGCCAGGTGCCGCGCGGCGAGGTCACCGACGAGACGGTGCTCGCTTATTACAACCGCCTGTTCGGCGACCGCGATCCGGTGAGCGAGCCGGGCACCGCGACCGGCACGCCGGGCGACTGGTGGACGGTCTATGCGCTCGCGCCCGATATCTTCAAGCACGCGGTGGACGGCTTCGCGGTCTATCGCCACCCGAGCCGGCGCATCTCGCCAGTGCTGCGCGAGCTGGGGCAGACCCGCGCGGGCTGGGTGAAGGGCAGCCAGTTCGTCTTCTCGCAACATTGCAAGTCGCTGCGCGGGCTGGGCGTCAGCGACGAGAAGATCGCGGCGATCCCGTACTGGACGGTCGCCGATTGCTTCGACGAGCAGGAGCGCGCGGTGCTGGCCTATGCCGATTGCCTCGCGCAGGCCGGCGGGCGCGTGCCGCAGCAGGTGTTCGACAAGCTCAGGACCTTCTGGGACGACGAGCAGATCTTCGAATTCACCTACATCACCTGCCTTTACGACATGCACGCGGTGATCACCCGCGCGCTGCGCATGGAATATGACGATCGCGAGGAGCCGATCGTCGAGATCGCCGCGCCGGAGGGCTTCAACGCCGCCGACTTCCTCAGCGCGCGGCCATCGCGATAA
- a CDS encoding nuclear transport factor 2 family protein produces MSETEMRAFIKGFFDAIEQGDIAAMQACFTPDAEIWHNTDEVIVTPADTAITLSGMVARIGNRRYADRQVAVFPGGFVQQHVLQGNRTHDGVAVRLPCCIVCRVENGLITRLDEYFDSAHVAEFRKFANA; encoded by the coding sequence ATGTCCGAAACCGAGATGCGCGCCTTCATCAAGGGCTTCTTCGACGCGATCGAGCAGGGCGACATCGCCGCCATGCAGGCCTGCTTCACGCCGGACGCCGAGATCTGGCACAATACCGACGAGGTCATCGTCACCCCCGCCGACACCGCAATAACGCTGTCCGGCATGGTCGCGCGGATCGGCAACCGCCGCTATGCCGACCGGCAGGTCGCCGTCTTCCCCGGCGGCTTCGTCCAGCAGCACGTGCTCCAGGGCAACCGCACGCATGACGGCGTCGCGGTGCGGCTGCCGTGCTGCATCGTCTGCCGGGTGGAGAACGGCCTCATCACCCGGCTCGACGAATATTTCGATTCGGCGCACGTCGCCGAATTCCGCAAGTTCGCCAACGCCTGA